From a single Myxocyprinus asiaticus isolate MX2 ecotype Aquarium Trade chromosome 33, UBuf_Myxa_2, whole genome shotgun sequence genomic region:
- the srrd gene encoding SRR1-like protein has translation MACNDDVWQIAGRRKGAARRGKPPSNPKPDSSQIHDSKLDKQRIINAMNDLRGENFCLEWRDLLSERLLSNASASSEKIKNVSPQQCVCYGLGNFASCVSARYQLAMLLLLLDTLQIPVGSCCVYDPVFSVSECDALREFGFTVLTENEEGKRAVCEPTLFYLMHCGKALYNNLLWRNWSPRALPNIIIIGNSFHGIQERMLQREFQGDYSFLSNVISVCDETSLPCSPRFLDVFNDTALIRFPPENLNKLEDTTWIEPLEPLYQHCKDLEIIQRKKCC, from the exons ATGGCCTGTAATGATGATGTCTGGCAGATAGCAGGACGCCGCAAAGGAGCTGCCCGAAGAGGAAAACCACCCTCAAATCCAAAACCAGACTCTTCCCAGATCCATGACTCCAAACTGGACAAGCAGAGGATAATCAATGCCAT GAATGACCTGAGAGGAGAAAACTTCTGTCTGGAATGGAGAG ATCTGCTGTCAGAGCGTCTTCTTTCCAATGCTTCAGCATCCTCTGAGAAAATTAAAAACGTGTCTCctcaacagtgtgtgtgttacgGTTTGGGTAACTTTGCCTCTTGTGTATCTGCCCGATACCAACTTGCAATGTTGTTACTGCTTCTAGATACACTCcag ATTCCAGTGGGCAGTTGTTGTGTGTATGATCCTGTGTTTTCTGTGTCAGAGTGTGACGCTCTCAGAGAGTTCGGCTTCACTGTGCTCACTGAGAATGAG GAGGGGAAACGAGCGGTGTGTGAACCGACCCTGTTCTACTTGATGCATTGTGGGAAGGCTCTATATAACAACCTACTGTGGAGAAACTGGTCGCCACGGGCACTGCCAAATATTATTATCATTGGCAACAGTTTTCATGGCATTCAAGAAAG gatGCTTCAGAGAGAGTTTCAGGGAGACTACAGCTTCCTTTCAAAT GTGATAAGTGTGTGCGATGAGACGTCTCTGCCCTGCTCACCGCGCTTCCTGGATGTGTTTAATGACACTGCGCTCATTCGGTTCCCTCCTGAAAATCTGAACAAACTAGAAGACACCACGTGGATTGAACCTTTAGAACCGCTGTACCAACACTGCAAAGATCTCGAGATCATCCAGAGAAAGAAATGCTGCTGA
- the rad9b gene encoding cell cycle checkpoint control protein RAD9B — protein MKCLIEGNGIKVFGKAVHALSRIGDEMWLDPLEKGLAVRTVNSSQSAYGCFFFTSLFFQQYIPDLDDQHGCEVAKCKLNMKCVLPLFRCVAWRDRSVDRCEISISVPDNRVIFQFHCRHGIMKTYNLGYQECDALQAVFPTHLCPNVLTAQPKLMGDLMVHFPISQEEITVSISSVKVTLKTYCEEEKSCVKGMNTELSLHPDEFDYFQVGVDSAVTFCLKELRGLLSFAESYGVPVSCHFGVAGQPVSFSVEDMMLEANVVLSTLKDLKDNSPPQVTEDQVAPTHGNDSAVCPVDTPKNAVAGISLCEGPMEAEVADVELLEVCIADVEQIPSSQGSGAFSPALHMREMIQLHTSGETQPRQSLGPGSILTTPITPATFRFRSLLFGDLFNDISNGNTLDLPCLVYASDTEEDGGTEEELG, from the exons atgaagtgCCTAATTGAAGGCAACGGTATTAAAG TCTTTGGGAAAGCAGTCCATGCCCTGTCAAGAATTGGTGATGAAATGTGGCTGGATCCACTGGAGAAAGGG TTGGCTGTAAGGACAGTCAACTCATCTCAGTCGGCATATGGCTGTTTCTTCTTCACTTCTCTGTTCTTCCAGCAATATATTCCTGACTTAGATGATCAACATGGCTGTGAAGTGGCAAAATGCAAATTAAACATGAAG TGTGTACTTCCCTTGTTTCGTTGTGTTGCGTGGAGAGATCGCAGTGTGGACAGATGTGAGATATCCATCAGTGTCCCTGATAACAGGGTGatatttcaatttcattgcaGACATG GAATAATGAAGACCTATAATTTGGGCTATCAGGAATGTGATGCTTTGCAGGCCGTGTTTCCAACTCACCTCTGTCCAAATGTCCTGACAGCCCAGCCCAA ACTAATGGGTGATCTTATGGTGCATTTCCCAATTTCACAAGAAGAGATCACAGTTTCCATATCATCTGTTAAAGTGACTTTGAAGACCTACTGTGAGGAAGAAAAGA GCTGTGTTAAAGGTATGAACACTGAGCTATCACTGCACCCGGATGAGTTTGACTATTTTCAGGTTGGAGTGGATTCAGCCGTAACCTTCTGCCTCAAAGAACTAAGG GGGCTTTTGTCCTTTGCAGAGTCATATGGTGTACCAGTGTCTTGTCACTTTGGTGTAGCTGGACA ACCTGTTTCCTTCAGTGTAGAAGACATGATGCTGGAGGCCAATGTTGTGTTGTCCACCCTAAAGGATCTAAAGGACAATAGCCCACCCCAGGTCACTGAGGATCAGGTGGCTCCTACACATGG GAATGACAGTGCTGTTTGTCCTGTTGACACCCCCAAGAATGCTGTAGCAGGTATCTCGTTATGTGAGGGTCCCATGGAGGCAGAGGTTGCTGATGTTGAACTTTTGGAGGTGTGTATTGCTGATGTGGAGCAGATACCCTCTAGCCAGGGCAGTGGAGCCTTCAGCCCAGCTCTTCATATGAGGGAGATGATCCAGCTCCATACATCTGGAGAGACCCAGCCAAGACAGAGTTTGGGTCCTGGATCTATCTTGACTACACCAATAACACCAGCCACTTTTAGG TTCCGCTCTTTGCTCTTTGGGGACTTATTCAATGACATAAGCAATGGTAATACTTTGGATTTACCCTGCCTGGTGTATGCAAGTGACACGGAGGAGGATGGAGGAACAGAGGAGGAACTCGGCTAA